One window from the genome of Vicinamibacteria bacterium encodes:
- a CDS encoding class I SAM-dependent RNA methyltransferase produces MTKRGAGAGLRPHDRVEIVVEKGVYRGLGLARHQGQVVFVPRALPGDRVRARVEAVRSGYVEATLEALVAGSRERRPSPCPYAPSCGGCAYQELDYAAQLRLKEGVLRESLQRAGAAWAGEIPIAPSPEEGWRTRASFHLQARGRSLHLGLHEEGSHRVVDLPYCLQLSAAMNGAARGLRGALERRPDLAGGVRGIDLLESLDGRELVGSFETEMDAQQAVGLLAFAEGAPGLTGMGAVAGRGQARGYISLRGAPYVHSSLLGRELRVHVQSFFQANRFLIEPLVRGVVELIPGGGTVLDLYAGVGLFSLPLAAGAGDVLSMELSASAADDAVFNFRQAGLKNLRLRTGDVLEGLATCPARPGERIVLDPPRSGAGAAVVQAIAARRPEVVVYVSCDPPTLGRDLATFAKAGFRPDALRAFDAFPDTFHLETIARLVPG; encoded by the coding sequence GTGACGAAGCGGGGGGCAGGGGCCGGCCTGCGGCCGCACGACCGGGTGGAGATCGTGGTCGAGAAGGGGGTCTACCGGGGCCTGGGTCTGGCGCGCCACCAAGGGCAGGTGGTTTTCGTTCCCCGGGCCCTGCCCGGCGATCGCGTGCGGGCGCGGGTGGAGGCCGTCCGCTCCGGGTACGTGGAGGCGACCCTGGAGGCCCTGGTCGCGGGCTCGCGGGAGCGACGGCCCTCGCCCTGCCCCTACGCGCCGAGCTGTGGCGGGTGCGCCTACCAGGAACTGGACTACGCGGCGCAGCTGCGGCTCAAGGAGGGGGTCCTGCGCGAGTCCCTGCAGCGGGCGGGCGCGGCCTGGGCGGGGGAGATCCCGATCGCTCCTTCGCCGGAAGAGGGCTGGCGGACACGTGCCTCGTTCCATCTTCAGGCGCGGGGCCGCTCGCTCCATCTCGGGCTCCACGAGGAGGGCAGCCATCGGGTAGTGGACCTACCCTATTGCCTCCAGCTCTCGGCGGCCATGAACGGGGCCGCCCGTGGCCTGCGTGGCGCCCTGGAGCGGAGACCGGACCTGGCGGGCGGAGTGCGGGGCATCGACCTCCTGGAGTCTCTCGACGGCCGGGAACTCGTCGGTTCCTTCGAGACGGAGATGGACGCGCAGCAGGCGGTTGGGCTACTCGCCTTCGCCGAGGGCGCTCCGGGGCTGACCGGGATGGGGGCGGTAGCGGGGCGTGGCCAGGCCCGGGGATACATCTCGCTGCGGGGAGCCCCCTATGTGCACTCCTCCCTGTTGGGTCGTGAGCTCCGCGTGCACGTGCAGTCGTTTTTCCAGGCCAACCGGTTTCTCATCGAGCCGCTCGTGCGGGGAGTCGTGGAACTCATCCCCGGGGGCGGAACCGTACTTGACCTCTACGCAGGGGTCGGGCTCTTCTCGCTGCCCTTGGCGGCGGGTGCGGGCGACGTGCTGAGCATGGAACTCAGCGCCAGCGCTGCGGACGACGCGGTCTTCAACTTTCGACAGGCGGGGCTAAAGAACCTGCGGCTGCGCACGGGCGATGTACTCGAAGGTCTGGCCACCTGCCCCGCGCGGCCCGGCGAGCGGATCGTCCTCGACCCACCCCGCTCGGGGGCGGGGGCGGCGGTGGTGCAGGCGATCGCGGCCCGCCGCCCTGAGGTCGTGGTCTATGTTTCCTGCGATCCACCCACGCTCGGGCGGGACCTGGCGACTTTTGCCAAGGCGGGCTTCCGGCCCGATGCCCTCCGGGCCTTCGACGCCTTCCCCGACACCTTTCATCTGGAGACGATTGCCCGCCTGGTGCCGGGCTGA
- a CDS encoding DUF1844 domain-containing protein: MSQEQKPFAVNDRRHFTADGQARENDPAPAAPAPASPAESPSASPSGAAGPADFGQFILTLGAQAGFLLSGQGGAEGPSPHEALQDARALISILEMLKDKTEGRRTPEEDRILDGVLYELRLGYVARAGVSGA; the protein is encoded by the coding sequence ATGAGCCAGGAACAAAAGCCCTTTGCGGTCAATGATCGTCGGCATTTCACCGCCGACGGACAGGCTCGGGAGAATGACCCTGCCCCCGCTGCGCCCGCTCCGGCCTCGCCCGCTGAATCGCCCTCAGCGTCTCCCTCGGGGGCGGCCGGGCCGGCCGACTTTGGCCAGTTCATCCTGACGCTCGGAGCGCAGGCCGGGTTCCTCTTGTCCGGCCAGGGGGGGGCGGAAGGGCCTTCTCCCCACGAGGCCTTGCAGGATGCCCGGGCCCTCATCTCGATCCTCGAGATGCTCAAGGACAAGACCGAGGGCCGTCGGACCCCCGAAGAGGACCGGATCTTGGACGGAGTCCTCTACGAGCTCCGCTTGGGCTACGTGGCCCGCGCGGGGGTGAGCGGGGCGTGA
- a CDS encoding tetratricopeptide repeat protein produces the protein MRRSLARCLLILVLFPPLTVGAQGDKVIDLRAAHPITVSSFEGLWASYMKADRAGDTENARRIFREIRRLRIERNIGNLETLGLGLVSLGLDRLGRGERDRAEELFHNAVGLSPNLPDGHLALALTDIKGGPLGIVPAVSETLSGTLARFGTARGRYYLLELVIPVGLLVLFATTLVFSLALLLRNGTLLLHDLEESMGPGRHRAVALAFYLALLLLPVASFQGYGWLPLWWLALLFVYFGRTEKLLTLGLLVGSLAVGPLTSLLESRLLAARNPLFWDAVEAVEGGPDSRAIADLEAASKRYQGDRDLAYLLAAQYRKAGRYDDAMALYRDLLRSDPNDGIAKNNLANLEFSRGDYPAAIARYKQGTETGAPPELAATFFYNLSLAHLQKFEYQPAQEAKSNADRLAPGLMAVYDRLWRYDKGDYAVVDLGLTPDQVWAKFAGTPDGVAEKNLAGRSVSDIDARAVLAGALNRFGVFILVFALVVLLVIAWRGKKMFTMHCMKCGTAFCRRCHLGTAVTGLCTQCHHLFVVRDGVSGPARNRKLLEVQAEEDRRNRMFRILSLISPGAGHLYAQKTLLGMAFAFLWYLVIVASLLTGRVLPVTEAPSVLARPWGLGLAAFLLVALYITANRSRPDFEVLMPIRRGQPAGRPGRNS, from the coding sequence GTGAGGCGGTCGCTCGCGCGGTGCCTCCTCATCCTGGTCCTGTTCCCTCCCTTGACGGTGGGGGCCCAGGGCGACAAGGTCATTGACCTGCGGGCCGCCCATCCGATCACGGTGAGCAGCTTCGAGGGGCTGTGGGCCTCCTACATGAAGGCGGACCGGGCGGGGGACACCGAAAACGCGCGCCGCATCTTCCGTGAAATCCGTCGGCTACGGATCGAGCGGAACATCGGGAACCTGGAGACGCTGGGCCTTGGCCTCGTATCCCTGGGGCTCGACCGCTTGGGCAGGGGCGAGCGCGATCGTGCGGAAGAGCTGTTTCACAACGCGGTGGGCCTGTCCCCGAACCTGCCCGACGGCCATCTCGCTCTGGCCCTGACCGACATCAAGGGCGGCCCCCTCGGCATTGTGCCCGCCGTGAGCGAGACCCTGTCCGGGACCCTGGCTCGCTTCGGGACCGCGCGGGGGCGCTACTACCTTCTGGAACTCGTGATCCCGGTGGGGCTCCTGGTCTTGTTCGCAACCACCCTCGTGTTTTCGCTGGCTCTGTTGCTGCGCAACGGGACCCTCCTCCTCCACGACCTCGAAGAGTCGATGGGGCCGGGGCGGCACCGGGCGGTGGCCTTGGCGTTCTATCTGGCCCTTCTCTTGCTGCCCGTGGCCAGCTTCCAAGGCTATGGTTGGCTTCCGCTGTGGTGGCTGGCCCTCCTTTTCGTCTATTTCGGCCGGACCGAGAAGCTCCTGACCCTCGGCCTCTTGGTCGGCAGCCTGGCGGTGGGGCCGTTGACGAGCCTGCTCGAGTCCCGCCTCCTCGCGGCGCGTAACCCGCTGTTTTGGGATGCGGTGGAGGCGGTGGAAGGGGGGCCCGACTCGCGGGCCATCGCGGACCTGGAGGCGGCCAGCAAACGGTACCAAGGGGACCGAGACCTCGCCTACTTGCTCGCCGCCCAATACAGGAAGGCGGGCCGCTACGACGACGCCATGGCCCTCTACCGCGACCTGCTGCGGTCCGACCCCAACGACGGGATCGCCAAGAACAACCTCGCTAACCTGGAGTTCTCGCGGGGGGATTACCCGGCCGCGATCGCGCGCTACAAGCAGGGCACGGAGACGGGCGCCCCCCCCGAGCTCGCGGCCACGTTCTTCTACAACCTCTCGCTCGCCCACCTCCAGAAGTTCGAATACCAGCCCGCCCAGGAGGCGAAGTCGAACGCGGATCGGCTCGCTCCGGGCTTGATGGCCGTCTACGACCGGCTCTGGAGGTACGACAAGGGGGACTACGCGGTGGTGGACCTGGGTCTTACCCCGGACCAGGTCTGGGCAAAGTTCGCGGGGACCCCCGACGGAGTGGCGGAGAAGAACCTGGCCGGACGTAGCGTGAGCGACATCGACGCGCGCGCGGTGCTTGCGGGCGCCCTCAATCGCTTCGGCGTCTTCATCCTGGTCTTCGCCCTCGTCGTCCTGCTCGTCATCGCCTGGCGGGGGAAGAAGATGTTCACCATGCACTGCATGAAGTGTGGCACCGCCTTCTGCCGCCGGTGCCACCTCGGCACGGCGGTGACCGGACTCTGTACCCAGTGCCACCACCTCTTCGTGGTCCGAGACGGCGTTTCCGGGCCTGCCCGCAACCGAAAACTCCTCGAGGTTCAGGCGGAGGAGGATCGGCGCAACCGAATGTTCCGGATCCTGTCCTTGATCTCGCCGGGGGCGGGGCATCTCTACGCCCAAAAAACGCTGCTGGGTATGGCCTTCGCCTTCTTATGGTACTTGGTGATCGTGGCCTCCCTCCTCACCGGCCGCGTGCTCCCTGTCACCGAGGCTCCCTCTGTCCTGGCCCGGCCCTGGGGCCTAGGCCTAGCCGCCTTCTTGCTCGTCGCCCTCTACATAACCGCCAACCGCTCACGGCCGGATTTCGAGGTCCTGATGCCCATCCGCCGCGGGCAACCCGCCGGCCGGCCGGGTCGCAACTCCTGA